A window of Sphingobacterium sp. SRCM116780 contains these coding sequences:
- a CDS encoding DUF2004 domain-containing protein: protein MENYTLAHFGAIVTENLNEYYRVTIDFNGGKLNLDLNFRNKEIDIPTLAKVETFLNGMDAFDKSNLNQIINNYDEKNSLVREYIDFHLEELPKNQLEQLIDVKNQKVSPEKQMLGKLKLERIGLYPDGAYNTESFAVFDYTFEGNIYVDGRRTITDQIIVLKTSENGAFNDMTWES, encoded by the coding sequence ATGGAAAATTACACGTTAGCTCATTTTGGAGCTATTGTAACAGAGAATTTAAACGAGTATTATCGAGTTACTATAGATTTTAATGGTGGAAAACTTAATCTTGACCTCAATTTTAGAAACAAAGAAATTGACATACCAACATTGGCTAAAGTAGAAACTTTTCTTAATGGTATGGACGCATTTGATAAGTCAAACCTGAATCAGATCATCAATAATTACGATGAAAAAAACAGTTTAGTAAGAGAGTATATTGATTTTCACCTTGAAGAATTACCAAAGAACCAACTTGAACAATTGATAGATGTCAAAAATCAAAAGGTGTCTCCAGAAAAGCAAATGTTAGGCAAGTTGAAGCTTGAACGCATTGGTTTATATCCTGATGGAGCCTACAACACCGAATCTTTTGCTGTTTTTGACTACACTTTCGAAGGAAATATTTATGTAGACGGTAGAAGAACAATAACTGACCAGATTATAGTGCTAAAAACCAGTGAAAATGGAGCGTTTAACGATATGACATGGGAGAGCTAA
- a CDS encoding zinc finger domain-containing protein, translating into MSFEDKTAAISEHLQCQGCGALLHYQPGTSYLKCAYCGTENQITESDAIDHVVKSVDYEEFTTAMQNVADARFTISAEVVHCRNCGANSTLNPHITADLCAFCASPLVIDHLEERIVKPHGLIPFFVEEKKAFPLFKQWAGALWFAPNDFKRVFSAQNNRLKGVYIPFWSYDAEADSSYQGQRGEYYYVTRTRKTSDGKSESYEEQRTRWYYASGQVHNSFKDVLISASTSLPNNFASKIGPWNTAYLKPYNDQYLSGFIAETFTIDHVAAAQTAKTIMANEIEHTVRRDIGGDTQQVDNIDSTYHAIKLKYILLPVWLSAYQYKDKSYQIMVNAFNGTVYGQRPYSFWKIAFVVLLGLIIIFLLTQMG; encoded by the coding sequence ATGAGTTTTGAAGATAAAACAGCAGCGATCAGCGAACATTTGCAATGTCAAGGTTGTGGAGCACTATTGCACTACCAACCTGGAACTTCCTATTTAAAGTGTGCATACTGTGGAACTGAAAATCAGATCACGGAATCAGACGCCATCGATCATGTTGTCAAATCTGTGGATTATGAGGAGTTTACAACTGCCATGCAGAATGTTGCTGATGCGCGATTTACCATTTCTGCTGAGGTCGTTCACTGTCGTAATTGTGGTGCCAACTCTACGTTAAATCCGCATATCACAGCAGATTTATGCGCTTTCTGTGCCTCCCCTTTAGTGATTGACCATTTGGAAGAGCGAATCGTCAAGCCTCATGGCTTAATTCCTTTTTTTGTTGAAGAGAAAAAGGCTTTTCCTCTTTTTAAACAGTGGGCTGGAGCGCTTTGGTTTGCCCCAAATGATTTCAAACGTGTTTTTAGCGCACAGAATAATCGATTAAAAGGCGTCTATATTCCATTTTGGAGTTATGATGCGGAAGCGGATTCTTCTTATCAAGGTCAAAGGGGAGAATACTACTACGTGACGAGAACGCGTAAAACTTCTGACGGTAAATCCGAAAGCTATGAAGAACAACGGACAAGATGGTATTATGCATCTGGTCAGGTACATAATAGTTTTAAAGATGTTTTGATTAGTGCTTCCACATCGTTGCCTAATAATTTTGCATCCAAGATAGGTCCCTGGAATACGGCCTATCTGAAACCATATAATGATCAATATTTGAGTGGTTTTATTGCAGAAACCTTCACCATTGATCATGTTGCTGCGGCGCAGACTGCAAAAACAATCATGGCCAATGAAATTGAGCATACAGTACGACGTGATATCGGCGGTGATACGCAACAGGTAGATAACATAGACTCTACTTATCATGCGATTAAATTGAAATATATTTTATTACCCGTTTGGCTATCGGCTTACCAATACAAGGATAAGAGTTATCAGATTATGGTCAATGCATTTAATGGTACCGTTTACGGTCAGCGACCTTATAGTTTTTGGAAAATCGCATTTGTTGTGCTATTAGGACTTATCATTATCTTTTTATTAACTCAAATGGGGTAG
- a CDS encoding SPFH domain-containing protein: MGLFDKIRNEFIDIIEWVDDSSDTIVWKFPRYQNEIKMNAQLTVREGQVAVFMNEGVIADVFSAGRHVLTTQNMPIMTTLQGWKYGFNSPFKADVFFVSLRQFTNQKWGTKNPIMLRDVEFGPVRLRAFGSYAFQVKDAAVFLKQIAATNPTFTIEDINEQLRNIAVTRGMDAIAESKIAVLDLASNYDEVSVFVQQKISPEFEEIGLSLTKFLVENISLPEEVEKVLDKRSSMGIVGNLGAYAQFQAANAMEKAAENPSGGGIMGAGLGVGLGAGMAGQMGGVFQQNKFDGNNPSGTSAAVVPPAIPTAVHYFLAINGVQAGPFTIEQLKEEVQKGTLLSSTLAWKAGLENWKEANQIEELKNLFHTVPPPLPGV; the protein is encoded by the coding sequence ATGGGATTATTTGATAAAATAAGAAACGAGTTTATAGACATCATCGAGTGGGTTGATGATAGTTCAGATACGATTGTGTGGAAGTTTCCACGTTATCAGAATGAAATAAAAATGAATGCACAACTTACTGTTCGAGAAGGTCAGGTTGCTGTATTTATGAATGAAGGTGTGATTGCAGATGTTTTTTCAGCAGGTCGACATGTATTGACCACGCAGAATATGCCGATCATGACGACATTACAAGGATGGAAATATGGATTCAATAGCCCCTTTAAAGCTGATGTTTTCTTTGTCAGCTTACGTCAATTTACGAATCAAAAGTGGGGAACGAAAAACCCAATTATGTTGCGTGATGTCGAGTTTGGGCCTGTACGATTACGTGCTTTTGGATCTTATGCTTTTCAAGTCAAAGATGCCGCGGTCTTTTTAAAACAAATAGCCGCGACCAATCCCACATTTACGATTGAAGATATCAATGAACAATTGCGTAATATCGCTGTCACTCGTGGGATGGATGCGATTGCCGAATCAAAAATTGCGGTTTTGGATTTAGCTTCCAATTATGACGAAGTTTCCGTTTTTGTGCAACAAAAAATAAGTCCTGAGTTTGAGGAAATTGGATTGAGCTTAACGAAGTTTTTGGTAGAAAATATTTCTTTACCTGAAGAAGTTGAGAAAGTATTGGATAAGAGAAGCAGTATGGGCATCGTTGGAAATTTGGGTGCTTATGCACAATTTCAAGCTGCAAACGCGATGGAAAAGGCTGCCGAGAATCCAAGTGGGGGAGGAATTATGGGAGCTGGATTGGGCGTAGGACTAGGAGCAGGAATGGCTGGACAAATGGGAGGAGTATTTCAACAGAATAAATTTGATGGAAATAATCCGTCAGGTACTAGTGCTGCTGTGGTTCCACCTGCGATACCGACAGCTGTACACTATTTTTTAGCGATTAATGGGGTACAAGCGGGACCTTTTACGATCGAACAACTGAAAGAAGAAGTCCAAAAAGGCACCTTACTTTCTTCGACACTGGCTTGGAAAGCAGGTCTAGAAAATTGGAAAGAAGCGAATCAAATCGAAGAGTTGAAAAATTTATTTCATACTGTACCACCCCCACTTCCAGGCGTATAA
- a CDS encoding DNA topoisomerase IV subunit B encodes MSTYNEDSIRSLDWKEHIRLRPGMYIGKLGDGSAYDDGIYVLLKEVVDNCIDEFVMGAGKTIDITVNDNKVAVRDYGRGIPIGSVVDVVSKINTGGKYDSKAFQKSVGLNGVGTKAVNALSGQFTVQSYRERVTRIAQFSQGELLTDEEKETTQRNGTAVTFYPDETIFRNYKYRLEFVENMIWNYVFLNSGLTINFNGQKFISENGLKDLLERNIDTESMRYPIIHLKGEDIEIAITHGQQYGEEYYSFVNGQHTTQGGTHQAAFREALVKTIREFYKKEFEASDVRSSIIGAIAIKVQEPVFESQTKTKLGSQSVGPDGPTVRTFINDFLKKALDDYLHKNSDTADALLKRILQSERERKDIAGIKKLANERAKKASLHNRKLRDCKVHFSDKNERNQETTLFITEGDSASGSITKSRDVQTQAVFSLKGKPLNSYGMSKKIVYENEEFNLLQHALNIEDGLDGLRYNNIVFATDADVDGMHIRLLLLTFFLQFFPDLVKAGHVSILQTPLFRVRNKKETIYCYSDEERQRAIAKLGNKPEITRFKGLGEISPSEFGLFIGKDIRLDPVFLSKDNKIKQLLEYYMGKNTPDRQKHIVNNLRIELDLEEELAKEALEAQQAG; translated from the coding sequence ATGAGTACTTATAACGAAGACAGTATACGTTCCCTTGATTGGAAAGAACATATTCGCTTACGTCCTGGTATGTATATTGGGAAATTAGGAGATGGCTCTGCCTATGACGATGGTATTTATGTCTTATTAAAAGAAGTAGTCGACAACTGTATTGACGAGTTTGTCATGGGTGCGGGAAAAACAATAGACATTACCGTGAATGACAATAAAGTTGCTGTTCGTGATTATGGTCGAGGAATTCCAATTGGTTCTGTGGTGGATGTTGTTTCTAAAATCAATACCGGTGGTAAATACGACAGTAAAGCCTTTCAAAAGTCTGTAGGTCTTAATGGGGTGGGTACAAAAGCTGTCAACGCATTATCAGGACAGTTTACTGTTCAATCTTATCGTGAAAGAGTAACCCGTATCGCGCAATTTAGTCAAGGAGAGCTTCTTACAGATGAGGAAAAAGAAACAACACAACGCAACGGTACAGCGGTAACATTTTACCCCGATGAAACCATATTCCGGAACTACAAATATCGTTTAGAATTTGTAGAGAATATGATCTGGAATTATGTTTTCTTAAATTCTGGATTAACGATAAATTTCAATGGTCAAAAATTCATTTCTGAAAATGGATTGAAAGATCTGTTAGAACGGAATATTGACACCGAGTCTATGCGCTACCCGATCATTCATCTGAAAGGTGAGGATATCGAAATAGCCATTACACATGGTCAGCAGTATGGTGAAGAATACTATTCTTTTGTTAATGGACAACATACGACTCAGGGCGGTACGCATCAAGCTGCTTTTAGAGAAGCTTTAGTGAAAACAATACGTGAGTTTTATAAGAAAGAATTTGAAGCATCTGACGTACGTTCTTCTATCATTGGTGCCATTGCGATAAAAGTACAAGAACCTGTTTTTGAATCGCAGACGAAAACAAAACTAGGTTCGCAAAGTGTTGGACCTGATGGGCCAACAGTACGGACATTTATCAATGATTTCTTAAAAAAAGCATTAGACGATTATCTACATAAAAATTCAGATACGGCTGATGCCTTATTGAAACGTATTCTACAATCCGAGAGAGAGCGTAAAGATATCGCAGGTATCAAAAAATTAGCGAATGAGCGCGCGAAGAAGGCTTCTCTACATAATCGTAAATTACGGGATTGTAAAGTACATTTTTCTGATAAGAATGAACGAAATCAAGAAACAACCTTATTTATTACGGAGGGGGATTCTGCTTCGGGATCGATTACAAAGTCTCGTGATGTACAGACACAAGCTGTTTTTAGTTTAAAAGGTAAACCATTGAACTCCTATGGCATGTCGAAGAAAATCGTCTATGAGAATGAAGAGTTCAACTTATTACAACATGCGCTGAATATTGAGGATGGCTTGGATGGATTACGTTACAACAATATTGTGTTTGCAACCGATGCCGATGTTGATGGTATGCACATCCGTTTATTACTATTGACATTTTTCTTGCAATTTTTCCCAGATCTTGTCAAAGCTGGCCATGTTTCTATTTTGCAAACACCTCTTTTCCGTGTCCGAAATAAAAAAGAAACAATCTATTGTTATTCGGATGAAGAAAGACAACGTGCTATTGCTAAATTAGGGAATAAGCCTGAAATTACACGCTTTAAAGGTCTTGGTGAAATTTCTCCATCAGAGTTTGGTTTATTTATTGGTAAAGACATCCGTTTAGATCCTGTCTTTTTATCAAAAGATAACAAGATAAAACAGCTTTTGGAGTACTATATGGGTAAAAATACACCCGATAGACAAAAGCACATTGTCAATAACCTTCGAATTGAATTGGATCTAGAAGAAGAATTAGCAAAAGAAGCTCTAGAAGCACAACAAGCGGGTTAA
- the purU gene encoding formyltetrahydrofolate deformylase — MQNQTLILIQCQDAVGLVARIANTVAAYHLNIVTMREFVDEEANKFFVRVACNGELNDSDLLIASLKDVLPKDAEVSVNPSQRKKIVVLVTKEHHCLADILVRHHFESWGAEVQAVVGNYDELRNFTEKFEIPYHHIDHEGKTKEAFEQETIDQINRYDYDYIILAKFMRILSPTFVQTFEHKLINIHHSFLPAFIGANPYRQAHTRGVKIIGATAHFVTNDLDEGPIIVQNTARVAHNFTVKDMVSAGKEIEKAVLSKAIKLLSEDRVMLNGNKTVIFDS; from the coding sequence ATGCAAAACCAAACCTTAATTCTAATCCAATGTCAAGATGCTGTCGGATTAGTCGCACGTATAGCGAATACGGTAGCCGCATACCACCTCAATATCGTGACCATGCGTGAATTTGTGGACGAAGAAGCCAACAAGTTCTTTGTCCGTGTTGCCTGTAATGGTGAACTAAATGATAGCGATCTATTGATTGCATCACTAAAAGATGTATTACCGAAAGATGCAGAAGTAAGTGTAAATCCCAGCCAAAGAAAGAAGATCGTCGTGTTGGTCACCAAAGAGCATCACTGTTTGGCTGATATCTTGGTCAGACATCATTTCGAATCCTGGGGAGCTGAAGTGCAAGCTGTCGTGGGTAACTATGACGAGTTGAGAAATTTTACTGAAAAATTTGAAATTCCATACCATCATATCGACCATGAAGGAAAGACAAAAGAGGCATTTGAGCAAGAAACTATTGATCAAATCAACCGTTATGATTATGACTACATTATCTTAGCGAAGTTTATGCGTATCTTATCCCCTACTTTTGTACAAACTTTTGAGCACAAACTAATCAATATACACCATTCCTTTTTACCTGCATTTATTGGTGCAAATCCCTACCGTCAAGCGCATACAAGAGGAGTCAAAATTATTGGCGCTACAGCTCATTTTGTCACCAATGATCTGGATGAAGGTCCTATTATCGTACAGAATACCGCTCGTGTAGCGCATAACTTCACGGTAAAAGATATGGTGTCTGCTGGTAAAGAAATTGAAAAAGCGGTACTCAGCAAGGCGATCAAACTATTGAGTGAAGATCGTGTGATGCTTAATGGGAATAAAACAGTGATTTTCGATTCTTAA
- a CDS encoding class I SAM-dependent methyltransferase has protein sequence MILTTTDIQLLTPQHWKDYELIDCGDFEKLERFGDLVLIRPEPQAVWPKALSETEWNKRQDIKFKGRSATSGEWLKKNPKIQDRWHIQYKNDDVAIKFRLGLTSFKHVGIFPEQAVNWDYISQSVRAFKIEKPKVLNLFAYTGGASLIARAAGADTTHVDSIKQVVTWANENQELSAIDNIRWVVEDALKFVKREVKRGNTYNGIILDPPAYGHGPKGEKWKLEDHIMEMMHDVVQLLDPKEHFLILNTYSLGFSSVIVENLIRSAFPKVENLEVGELYLQATAGPKLPLGVFGKFRKVAE, from the coding sequence TTGATTTTGACTACGACAGATATACAATTATTAACACCGCAACATTGGAAAGATTACGAGCTAATCGATTGTGGTGATTTCGAAAAATTAGAACGTTTTGGGGATTTAGTTTTAATTCGTCCAGAACCTCAGGCTGTTTGGCCAAAAGCACTTTCGGAAACAGAATGGAATAAACGCCAGGATATTAAATTCAAAGGCCGCTCGGCTACGTCAGGTGAATGGCTAAAAAAGAATCCTAAAATTCAAGATCGTTGGCATATTCAATATAAGAATGATGATGTAGCGATTAAGTTTCGTCTAGGATTGACTTCATTCAAACATGTGGGTATCTTTCCTGAGCAAGCAGTAAACTGGGATTATATTTCGCAATCCGTTCGTGCGTTTAAAATCGAGAAACCAAAGGTGTTAAATTTATTTGCGTATACAGGTGGTGCTTCTTTGATCGCTCGTGCTGCTGGTGCAGATACGACACACGTTGATTCCATCAAACAGGTGGTGACTTGGGCGAATGAAAATCAAGAATTATCTGCAATTGATAATATCCGTTGGGTGGTAGAAGATGCGTTGAAATTTGTAAAACGTGAAGTGAAGCGTGGGAATACATATAATGGTATCATTTTGGATCCTCCTGCATATGGGCATGGTCCTAAAGGAGAGAAATGGAAGCTGGAAGATCACATCATGGAAATGATGCATGATGTGGTGCAGTTATTAGATCCAAAAGAACATTTCTTGATTTTAAATACCTATTCATTAGGTTTTTCTTCTGTTATTGTCGAAAACCTTATTCGTTCCGCGTTTCCTAAAGTTGAAAATCTCGAAGTTGGAGAATTGTATTTACAAGCTACAGCAGGACCAAAATTGCCTTTAGGTGTGTTTGGTAAGTTTAGAAAAGTAGCCGAATAG
- a CDS encoding ABC transporter ATP-binding protein, whose translation MIQIENIYKSFGSNEVLKGIDASFEPGKVSLIIGGSGSGKSTLLKCMVGLHESDKGRVLFDGKDFSKLSFEDRIPIRKEIGMLFQNSALFDSMTVEQNIIFSLDMFTDMSKSEKLDRANFCLERVNLKGRNKLFPSELSGGMKKRVGIARAIAMSPKYLFCDEPNSGLDPETSILIDELILDLTQEYNSTTIVVTHDMNSVMGIGEYILYLYKGEKFWEGSNQDMMRSEVKELNDFVFASPLMKRAKETM comes from the coding sequence ATGATACAAATAGAGAATATTTATAAATCTTTTGGAAGTAACGAAGTATTGAAAGGTATTGATGCCAGTTTTGAACCTGGAAAAGTCAGTTTAATTATTGGAGGTTCAGGATCAGGAAAAAGTACCTTATTAAAATGTATGGTTGGTTTACATGAGTCGGATAAAGGCCGTGTATTATTTGATGGTAAAGATTTTTCAAAATTAAGCTTTGAAGACCGTATCCCTATTCGAAAAGAAATAGGGATGCTTTTTCAAAATTCAGCTTTATTTGACTCCATGACTGTGGAGCAAAATATCATTTTTTCGTTAGATATGTTTACGGATATGTCTAAATCAGAAAAATTAGATCGTGCTAATTTTTGTTTAGAAAGGGTGAATCTGAAAGGGAGGAATAAGCTTTTCCCTTCAGAATTATCTGGAGGAATGAAAAAGCGTGTAGGGATCGCCAGAGCAATAGCCATGAGTCCCAAATATTTGTTCTGTGACGAACCAAACTCAGGTTTAGATCCGGAAACATCCATCTTGATCGATGAATTGATTTTAGATTTAACACAAGAGTATAACTCGACTACGATTGTCGTGACCCACGATATGAACTCCGTAATGGGCATAGGGGAGTATATTTTGTATCTGTATAAAGGAGAAAAATTTTGGGAAGGTTCCAATCAGGATATGATGCGGTCAGAAGTCAAAGAATTAAATGATTTCGTATTTGCCAGCCCGTTAATGAAGCGCGCGAAAGAAACAATGTAA
- a CDS encoding MlaE family ABC transporter permease: MIFHHIGSYLLLLRSVFKKPEKGKIYWKETMHAMNEIGLGSIGLIVIISTFIGAVMTMQIAFQLVSDLIPNSIIGSINRDSNILELGPTISALVLMGSVGSSISSQIGSMRVTEQIDALEIMGINAPGYLILPKILAGITMVPVLVIIAIFCAIVGGLLGGALSGAVTPADYIMGIQEGFNGFTVTVALVKAFAFGFIITSIAAYKGFTVKGGALEVGQASTKAVVVGCITILAADYLITALML, translated from the coding sequence ATGATATTTCACCATATAGGTTCTTATTTGCTCTTGCTACGTTCGGTTTTTAAGAAACCAGAGAAAGGAAAAATTTATTGGAAAGAGACCATGCATGCGATGAATGAAATAGGGTTAGGTTCAATTGGACTTATTGTTATTATTTCTACTTTCATTGGGGCAGTTATGACGATGCAAATTGCATTTCAATTGGTGTCTGACTTGATTCCAAATTCAATCATCGGATCTATTAATAGAGATTCTAATATTTTAGAGTTGGGGCCAACGATTTCGGCTTTAGTGTTAATGGGAAGTGTAGGCTCTTCTATTTCTTCTCAAATCGGTTCGATGCGGGTGACCGAGCAAATTGATGCTTTGGAAATCATGGGGATTAATGCTCCAGGTTATTTAATATTACCGAAAATATTAGCAGGCATCACGATGGTTCCAGTTTTGGTTATAATCGCTATCTTCTGTGCCATTGTTGGAGGACTTTTGGGTGGAGCCCTTTCTGGGGCTGTAACGCCTGCAGATTATATCATGGGTATTCAAGAAGGCTTTAATGGATTTACAGTAACAGTTGCGTTGGTTAAAGCTTTTGCATTCGGTTTTATTATTACCTCCATCGCTGCGTATAAAGGCTTCACTGTAAAAGGAGGAGCTTTGGAAGTTGGGCAAGCAAGTACGAAAGCTGTTGTTGTCGGATGTATAACCATTTTGGCAGCTGATTATCTCATAACAGCTTTGATGCTGTAA
- a CDS encoding LiaI-LiaF-like domain-containing protein, whose amino-acid sequence MDAKRITTGIIFLFIGVVLLLSKMDVIEFNWFEVIRYWPLLIILLGVNVLVPKKDIGYIISIGTTCVILGIFTFIGLTTPNQSLLSRIINSRSTVNTNTDDEDDFKDASHFVFAKNTPNTTRATANIDLGATALILKDSTATNLFEANNSAEMAFLSLSTVIDDEHETTINLKGKTKKNLDSKDNRTIIKLNKNVEWDLNFDVGAIDINADLSPFKIRNLSFDTGASSTKLKLGNPLQDSKIAIDAGASSMEIYIPKGVACQLISEMALSSIDVDDSFHKDDETGHYTTANYHNATAKYDITIDAGITSVSIRRY is encoded by the coding sequence ATGGACGCGAAAAGAATCACAACAGGCATTATATTTTTATTTATAGGAGTGGTACTTTTATTAAGTAAGATGGATGTCATCGAATTTAACTGGTTTGAGGTTATTCGTTATTGGCCATTATTGATTATATTATTGGGTGTCAATGTATTGGTACCGAAAAAGGATATCGGCTATATCATATCCATCGGCACTACTTGTGTTATTTTAGGAATATTCACCTTTATCGGACTCACAACTCCAAACCAAAGTTTACTATCGCGTATCATCAATAGCCGCAGCACAGTCAATACAAATACGGATGATGAGGATGATTTCAAAGATGCTTCGCATTTTGTCTTCGCAAAAAATACGCCCAATACAACACGAGCAACTGCAAATATCGATTTGGGTGCTACGGCTCTGATATTAAAGGACAGCACAGCAACAAACTTATTTGAAGCAAATAATAGTGCTGAAATGGCTTTTCTCTCGTTAAGTACCGTAATCGATGATGAACATGAGACGACAATAAATTTAAAAGGAAAGACCAAAAAGAATTTAGATTCAAAAGATAACCGGACGATTATCAAATTGAATAAAAATGTAGAATGGGATCTTAATTTTGATGTAGGCGCCATTGATATCAATGCGGATTTGTCTCCATTTAAAATCAGAAATTTATCTTTTGATACGGGTGCAAGTAGCACGAAACTTAAACTGGGTAATCCATTGCAGGATTCTAAAATCGCTATTGATGCTGGAGCGTCATCGATGGAAATTTACATTCCTAAGGGTGTTGCCTGTCAATTGATTTCGGAAATGGCCTTATCTTCAATTGATGTTGATGATAGTTTTCATAAAGATGATGAAACTGGTCATTATACAACCGCTAATTACCATAATGCAACTGCGAAATATGATATAACAATAGATGCAGGAATTACATCTGTATCGATCAGAAGATATTAA